A genomic window from Equus caballus isolate H_3958 breed thoroughbred chromosome 5, TB-T2T, whole genome shotgun sequence includes:
- the VTCN1 gene encoding V-set domain-containing T-cell activation inhibitor 1 isoform X2: MGLVHEFKEGKDDLSDQDEMFRGRTAVFADQVIVGNASLRLKNVQLTDAGTYKCYIITSKGKGNANLEYKTGAFSIPEVNVEYNASSESLRCEAPRWFPQPTVVWASQVDQGANFSKVSNTSFELNSENVTMKVVSVLYNVTINNTYSCMIENNIAKATGDIKVTDSEIKRRSHLQLLTSKASLGVSSFFAITWALLPLSPHLMLK, from the exons ATGGGCTTGGTCCATGAGTTCAAAGAAGGCAAAGATGACCTGTCAGACCAAGATGAAATGTTCAGAGGCCGGACAGCAGTGTTTGCTGACCAGGTGATTGTCGGCAATGCCTCTTTGAGGCTAAAAAACGTGCAACTCACAGATGCTGGCACCTACAAATGCTACATCATCACTTCTAAAGGCAAGGGGAATGCTAACCTTGAGTATAAAACTGGAG CCTTCAGCATCCCAGAAGTGAATGTGGAATATAATGCCAGCTCAGAGAGCTTACGATGTGAGGCTCCCCGATGGTTCCCCCAGCCTACAGTCGTCTGGGCGTCCCAGGTTGACCAGGGAGCCAACTTCTCAAAAGTCTCCAACACCAGCTTTGAGCTGAACTCTGAGAATGTGACCATGAAGGTTGTGTCTGTACTCTACAATGTCACAATCAACAACACATACTCCTGTATGATTGAGAACAACATTGCCAAAGCCACGGGGGATATCAAAGTGACAG ACTCTGAGATTAAAAGGCGGAGTCACCTACAGCTGCTGACCTCAAAGGCCTCCCTGGGTGTCTCTTCCTTCTTTGCCATCACCTGGGcactcctgcctctctcccctcacCTGATGCTAAAATAA